Proteins co-encoded in one Aspergillus luchuensis IFO 4308 DNA, chromosome 6, nearly complete sequence genomic window:
- a CDS encoding TRAPPII-specific subunit TRS120 (BUSCO:EOG0926077L;~COG:U;~EggNog:ENOG410QDBC;~InterPro:IPR013935;~PFAM:PF08626), producing the protein MGVDPLSPIAPVRLRALLLPIGKIKRSRFLSFAARLQAENVVRLSDISPDARPNRNMFSPLAFPTGMILYDLSYSVPPTSHLDLFPFEIYREPLVIIAIADGAELGENVKQSETASAADQPPTPGELEQLRQELETLKESNPRALVHQLLIFDYEGVNKLTNGPGDVSWIPRPQASKATTMKTVLCDITSLLLSELDEFAKTIQSIPSIESPKASSWGPHRGPDIRPRPTDRLFHRMTLPTHLPSNPNGAPESPLSSKQGSPAPSDHETPTTFDEITRSIQLANRSNSLGKIHSLPSSKEHSRDRLSVSGMSATDRTKNRIKGRSGVVVGNLFLLAGRWPDALKELVEAASSARASSDYVWHAKALESILLCLLMVAWAGMDFQIPPVCYPVADKSSKLSYSSSLDTSLSSPGNRIISLQNLSNLLPDLANNILNLYNRAANITDEPLPQLVYSETVIRLARLLAAARIRDGALDDVALKHIVMNESLPPLHRPERPRGLNILRKSDIGNFLFRALPLSPSSDLPATDAIPIIVGVVSVLNVLDLPRKKAFILRELLSIMVPTLVQARKIGAAEVGVHPAAGLASLSDTAFDINALDLGPGNMEESMRSLLATIGDIYGVQPSSFYEWEKRRSSTASGQDALPDYDSITAIVERAFRHAVLDGYGDLNLKIDVLKACISSCEALPDFTGVLRFTVELLQTIKGDLMLGSNYQPPYLPRDEQIRLLNNIKRTVGAANKLGASGLEAEYWDDFLIRGVQLLSLPDPRRPVRRSKPDLDAVTADREKPTKDPFLYNPFSKASNKAAESLMVAGEYAAFQVTLQNPYEFDLEIEKLTLDSEGVPLEAVAEWILIPPLCLQDITVYGKATGEGALKVTGCIVKVRHCRERRFPIFQNPWKPEAEWKFKRTGLAAKRPSVERPLSWSSTTSRNGKQLPKKGPDTSVCEVKVIGQQPSLVIESLSLSQSALMVLEGELSSFNITLRNTSPCPLDFILFTFQDSTTRQVQSALSNKDLLPVEIYELELNLTRPALRWRREGLNPEDHSIPAGQSATFTIDVVGKPGLQDTTVQIDYSCIGSSQEGLPDVFYTRQLFVPLTATVNASIEVARCDILPLSSDFAWWNNPEAEAEPDQISTNMLPPSATGDPFSPVLSHLARGGYGPDHCILLLDLRNAWPNALSVTLHVGEKAVESDMKWPPEPPQNREGQYTVHGELQPGQMSRFVLVLPRAYLDNPHASIPILNTGVKRQFVVSANKLTFEAEAATREAFWYREEILQRVCGFWKEKAGVREGIVDLRNLRLNARMVDFFRLEDVGVTYSLEPAFPSDTKSVVQTGRSKYDVQTDDMLNLTVTVLNRSSRPVHPLLRLQPSLRHQPSNIALDLSRRLAWTGMLQQVLPILHSGESTTATVGVTVLCRGEYEFGATVEELRLLKPVTETEDESSNPAQAQAAFHDDEGIITDTFGADVAKKRRIWHAKETCVMNAHD; encoded by the exons ATGGGTGTcgaccctctctcccctATTGCGCCCGTGCGCTTACGGGCGTTGCTACTACCCATTGGCAAGATAAAGCGCTCGAGGTTCTTGAGCTTCGCCGCAAGGCTTCAAGCCGAAAATGTTGTCCGCTTGAGTGATATCAGTCCTGATGCGCGACCCAATCGAA ACATGTTCTCCCCGCTCGCCTTCCCTACCGGCATGATACTTTACGACTTGTCCTACTCCGTGCCCCCAACATCTCACCTAGACCTCTTCCCTTTCGAGATATACCGAGAACCCCTGGTCATCATCGCAATCGCAGACGGTGCAGAACTTGGCGAGAATGTGAAGCAGAGTGAGACGGCATCTGCGGCAGATCAGCCGCCCACTCCGGGCGAGCTGGAGCAACTTCGACAGGAACTCGAAACACTCAAGGAGAGCAATCCGAGAGCACTAGTACATCAGCTCCTTATCTTCGACTATGAAGGGGTGAACAAGCTCACGAATGGCCCTGGGGACGTTTCCTGGATCCCACGACCTCAGGCGTCGAAGGCCACTACAATGAAGACAGTCCTGTGTGATATTACGTCTCTCCTGCTTTCGGAGCTAGACGAGTTCGCGAAGACTATTCAAAGCATACCTTCCATCGAGTCACCGAAGGCGTCATCCTGGGGGCCCCATCGCGGCCCTGACATTCGCCCGCGACCGACAGACAGGCTCTTTCACCGGATGACCCTGCCTACACATCTCCCGTCCAACCCCAATGGCGCACCTGAATCTCCCTTGAGCTCCAAACAAGGATCGCCTGCGCCTAGCGACCATGAGACTCCTACAACTTTCGATGAGATCACTCGATCGATACAATTGGCCAACCGATCCAACTCACTGGGCAAAATACATTCGCTGCCATCGTCCAAGGAGCATAGCCGGGACCGTCTGTCTGTGAGCGGTATGAGCGCGACTGATCGGACCAAGAACCGGATCAAGGGACGCtcaggtgttgttgttgggaacCTGTTCCTTCTCGCCGGAAGATGGCCAGATGCTTTGAAAGAGCTGGTTGAAGCTGCGTCTAGTGCTAGAGCAAGCAGTGACTACGTGTGGCATGCGAAAGCACTCGAGTCCATCCTTCTTTGTCTATTGATGGTCGCTTGGGCTGGAATGGACTTTCAG ATCCCTCCTGTATGCTACCCTGTCGCGGACAAGTCCTCAAAGCTATCATACAGCAGTAGCCTTGACACGAGTCTGTCTTCTCCTGGAAACCGTATTATTTCGCTTCAGAACCTTTCCAACCTATTGCCTGACCTGGCGAACAATATCCTGAATCTCTATAACCGTGCCGCCAACATCACGGATGAACCTCTGCCTCAACTTGTTTACTCCGAAACAGTAATCCGTTTGGCAAGATTATTAGCGGCAGCTCGTATTCGCGACGGTGCCTTGGACGACGTTGCTCTGAAGCATATAGTCATGAACGAGTCCCTTCCACCTTTGCACCGGCCAGAACGGCCTCGTGGTCTCAACATACTTCGGAAATCCGACATTggtaattttcttttccgcgCCCTGCCTCTTTCTCCTAGCTCAGACTTGCCTGCCACGGACGCCATACCTATTATTGTTGGCGTAGTCTCCGTTCTGAACGTGCTTGATTTACCGCGGAAGAAAGCCTTTATCCTAAGAGAACTTTTGTCCATCATGGTCCCAACGCTTGTCCAAGCCCGGAAGATTGGCGCAGCAGAAGTGGGCGTTcatcctgctgctggcttGGCATCTCTCAGTGACACGGCTTTTGATATCAATGCCCTTGATCTGGGGCCGGGGAACATGGAGGAGAGCATGCGCTCGCTTCTTGCCACTATAGGTGACATCTATGGTGTCCAGCCATCTTCGTTCTACGAATGGGAGAAGAGACGATCTTCCACTGCGAGTGGGCAAGATGCCTTGCCCGACTATGATTCGATCACTGCTATTGTCGAACGGGCTTTTCGGCACGCCGTTCTGGATGGCTACGGTGATCTCAACCTGAAAATTGATGTTCTCAAAGCGTGCATTAGTTCTTGCGAAGCGCTCCCAGATTTTACCGGCGTCCTTCGTTTCACAGTAGAACTCCTGCAGACCATCAAAGGAGACTTGATGCTTGGATCTAACTACCAGCCACCGTACCTACCTCGCGACGAACAGATCCGACttctgaataatattaagcgGACTGTCGGCGCAGCCAACAAATTGGGCGCTTCTGGGCTTGAGGCAGAGTACTGGGATGATTTTCTCATCCGTGGCGTTCaattgctttctcttccagatccCAGACGACCCGTTCGCCGCTCAAAGCCTGACTTGGATGCCGTTACAGCTGATCGCGAAAAGCCCACAAAAGATCCTTTTCTGTACAATCCTTTCTCCAAAGCAAGTAATAAGGCTGCTGAATCACTAATGGTTGCCGGGGAATACGCAGCATTCCAAGTCACACTTCAGAACCCTTACGAGTTCGATTTGGAGATCGAAAAACTCACCCTCGACAGCGAAGGTGTACCTCTAGAAGCCGTGGCAGAGTGGATCCTAATTCCTCCGCTATGCTTGCAAGACATCACAGTCTATGGCAAAGCTACTGGAGAGGGTGCACTCAAGGTTACCGGCTGCATAGTGAAAGTCCGACACTGCAGAGAGCGCAGGTTCCCGATATTCCAAAATCCCTGGAAGCCGGAAGCCGAATGGAAATTCAAACGCACTGGGCTTGCGGCCAAGAGGCCTTCTGTGGAGCGCCCACTATCGTGGAGCTCAACAACCTCAAGAAATGGCAAACAACTTCCCAAGAAAGGCCCAGACACATCAGTTTGCGAGGTCAAGGTCATTGGCCAACAACCATCATTGGTGATTGAGTCCCTGTCCCTGTCCCAATCCGCGCTGATGGTGCTGGAGGGTGAGTTGAGCTCATTCAACATTACACTGCGGAACACATCGCCTTGTCCTCTTGATTTCATCCTTTTCACCTTCCAGGATTCGACAACAAGACAAGTGCAGTCAGCCCTGAGCAATAAAGACTTACTGCCCGTCGAAATCTACGAGCTGGAGCTAAACTTAACCAGACCAGCGTTGCGGTGGCGCCGAGAAGGTTTAAATCCCGAGGACCACTCTATTCCAGCAGGCCAAAGTGCCACGTTCACCATCGATGTTGTCGGAAAACCAGGTCTACAGGACACCACCGTGCAGATCGACTACTCGTGTATTGGATCCTCGCAGGAAGGCTTGCCTGATGTGTTCTATACCCGCCAGTTGTTCGTCCCATTGACTGCCACCGTCAATGCCAGCATAGAGGTCGCTCGCTGTGACATTCTGCCACTCAGCAGCGACTTTGCATGGTGGAACAATCCTGAGGCGGAAGCAGAACCTGACCAAATCAGCACCAATATGCTACCCCCATCCGCGACTGGTGATCCGTTCTCACCTGTGCTTTCCCACCTCGCCAGGGGTGGATACGGCCCTGATCACtgtattcttcttcttgatcttcgcAATGCTTGGCCTAACGCCTTGTCGGTCACCTTACATGTGGGCGAAAAGGCAGTGGAATCCGACATGAAATGGCCTCCAGAACCGCCCCAGAATAGGGAGGGCCAATACACTGTTCACGGGGAGCTCCAGCCGGGTCAGATGTCACGATTCGTTCTTGTCCTCCCTCGAGCCTATCTCGACAATCCTCATGCATCTATCCCTATACTTAACACCGGTGTCAAGCGGCAGTTTGTCGTGAGTGCCAACAAGCTTACCTTCGAAGCCGAGGCTGCGACACGCGAAGCATTCTGGTACCGGGAAGAGATTCTCCAGCGAGTCTGCGGGTTCtggaaagagaaagcagGCGTCCGTGAAGGAATAGTCGACCTGCGCAACCTTCGCTTGAACGCGCGCATGGTTGACTTCTTCCGGTTAGAAGACGTCGGCGTGACATACTCTCTGGAGCCCGCTTTTCCCAGTGACACAAAGAGCGTGGTACAGACAGGACGCTCAAAATACGACGTCCAAACCGACGACATGCTCAACCTAACCGTCACCGTCCTCAATCGTTCCTCTCGGCCCGTCCACCCTCTACTCCGCCTCCAGCCCAGCCTCCGCCACCAACCCAGCAACATCGCATTAGATCTGTCGCGACGCCTGGCATGGACCGGGATGCTCCAACAAGtcctccccatcctgcaTAGCGGCGAAAGCACTACGGCCACCGTTGGCGTCACCGTTCTCTGCCGAGGAGAGTACGAATTCGGCGCAACCGTCGAGGAACTACGGTTGTTGAAGCCGGTAACGGAGACCGAGGACGAGTCTTCCAATCCCGCACAGGCGCAGGCAGCTTTCCATGATGACGAAGGAATCATCACGGATACTTTTGGGGCAGATGTGGCCAAGAAACGACGAATATGGCACGCCAAGGAGACTTGCGTTATGAATGCTCATGACTGA
- a CDS encoding Sec1 family protein (COG:J,U;~EggNog:ENOG410Q8NB;~InterPro:IPR001619,IPR043127,IPR036045,IPR043154, IPR027482;~PFAM:PF00995;~go_process: GO:0006904 - vesicle docking involved in exocytosis [Evidence IEA];~go_process: GO:0016192 - vesicle-mediated transport [Evidence IEA]) produces MDVVAAVSGYISKMVTAGDPSAPGSSSSSSAKMKILLLDSETVPIVSTAITQSALLNHEVYLIDRLDNAARERMRHLRCLCFVRPSPTSIQFLIDELREPKYGEYYIYLTNIIRKSSLERLAEADSHEVVRVVQEHFADFLVINPDLCSLNLGFPQQRLWSQSPDLWNADALQRATEGVIAMLLALKKNPLIRYEKNSLLAKKLATEVRYQVTQEEQLFNFRKTDTPPILLILDRRDDPITPLLTQWTYQAMVHELMGIHNGRVDLRDVPEIRPELREIVLSQDQDPFFKKNMYQNFGDLGQNIKEYVEQYQVKTQNTMNIESIADMKRFVEDYPEFRKLSGNVSKHVTLVGELSRRVGEDDLLDVSELEQSLACNDNHANDLKNLQRIIQLPSVPAENKLRLVALYAIRYEKQPNNALPILLDLLVTAGNVPSYKVNIIPKLLAYHHSLQAPPVAGGFSDLFESTSLFSGARDRFKGLKGVENVYTQHSPRLEATLQNLIKGRLKELQYPFLEGGGHTRDKPQDIIIFMVGGATYEEAKMVAQVNASSPGVRVVLGGTSIHNSTSFLEEVDDAVSGWPEPAPSSAAGRLQRAVGH; encoded by the exons ATGGATGTCGTCGCGGCGGTGTCGGGATACATCTCCAAGATGGTCACCGCGGGGGACCCTTCGGCGCCgggctcttccagctcctcatCGGCTAAGATGAAGATATTACTTCTCGACAGTGAGACA GTACCCATTGTgtccaccgccatcacccAGTCCGCTCTGTTGAACCATGAAGTCTACCTCATCGATCGGCTTGACAACGCCGCTCGCGAACGTATGCGACACCTCCGCTGCCTTTGTTTCGTGCGCCCTTCCCCCACCTCCATCCAATTCCTTATCGACGAGCTCCGCGAGCCCAAATACGGAGAATACTACATCTACCTCACCAACATCATTCGCAAATCATCCCTCGAACGACTCGCGGAAGCCGATTCGCACGAGGTCGTTCGCGTGGTGCAGGAACACTTTGCCGACTTTCTCGTGATCAATCCCGATCTCTGCTCCCTGAACCTGGGCTTCCCTCAGCAGCGCTTGTGGAGTCAGTCGCCGGATCTGTGGAATGCGGATGCCTTACAGAGAGCCACTGAGGGGGTCATTGCCATGCTGTTGGCGCTGAAGAAGAACCCGTTGATCCGTTACGAAAAGAACAGTCTGCTGGCGAAGAAGCTGGCCACAGAGGTCCGCTATCAAGTGACGCAGGAAGAGCAGCTCTTCAATTTCCGCAAGACCGATACGCCCCCGATCCTACTGATTCTGGACCGCAGAGACGACCCGATCACTCCGCTACTGACCCAGTGGACCTACCAAGCGATGGTGCATGAGTTGATGGGCATTCACAATGGGCGCGTGGACCTCCGGGACGTGCCGGAGATTCGGCCGGAATTGCGTGAAATCGTCCTTTCTCAGGACCAGGATCCgttcttcaagaagaacatgtaCCAGAACTTTGGTGATCTGGGTCAGAACATCAAGGAGTATGTCGAGCAGTATCAGGTCAAGACGCAGAACACGATGAACATCGAGTCCATCGCAGACATGAAGCGCTTCGTAGAGGACTACCCCGAATTTCGTAAACTATCGGGCAATGTGAGTAAACACGTCACACTGGTTGGGGAGCTGAGTCGGCGCGTGGGTGAGGATGACCTGCTCGACGTCAGTGAGTTGGAGCAGAGCTTGGCTTGCAATGACAACCACGCCAATGACCTCAAG AATCTACAACGGATCATCCAACTACCTAGCGTTCCCGCAGAGAATAAGCTGCGCTTGGTTGCTCTGTACGCCATCCGCTACGAGAAGCAACCAAACAATGCACTCCCGATCctgctcgatctcctcgtcaCTGCTGGCAACGTCCCATCATACAAAGTTaacatcatccccaaactACTCGCCTATCACCACTCCTTGCAAGCCCCGCCGGTCGCGGGCGGCTTTTCCGACCTCTTCgaatccacctccctcttctccggGGCCCGAGACCGGTTCAAGGGTCTGAAGGGTGTCGAAAACGTCTACACCCAGCACTCGCCTCGCCTGGAAGCCACTCTCCAAAACCTGATCAAGGGTCGCCTGAAGGAGCTGCAATACCCGTTCCTCGAAGGCGGGGGCCACACACGAGACAAGCCCCaagatatcatcatcttcatggtGGGCGGAGCGACGTACGAGGAAGCGAAAATGGTTGCCCAAGTCAATGCCAGCTCACCTGGAGTAAGAGTGGTTTTGGGAGGTACCTCCATCCACAATAGCACAAGCTTCCTCGAGGAAGTCGATGATGCAGTGAGCGGCTGGCCTGAGCCCGCCCCCTCGTCCGCCGCTGGTCGGCTTCAGAGGGCAGTCGGACATTAG
- a CDS encoding putative serine-rich protein (COG:S;~EggNog:ENOG410PKY4;~TransMembrane:2 (o611-632i676-698o)), with amino-acid sequence MRSAAPTTNSPKRRALHERTPSHTNENSPPSSLRAVSEKYNNDQQEPDVYTSTPYPTKPEQILLPRPGKGQDFIPDSRFHVDEAPDHYHGNTSTELSHLGDSSLIEQSVSDPWDLSSTFDAANTPSQVWEDDPSSSKSSFPEPVLHESKPTDQKSDQGSVAAYSDEEPNSLPRAVPTIKTVVSQTPSRVPSGPETLASSNSSPNVVPIGPPSSPNFVALDSSSLNFVPLGASSNSASITRSNSLSSLNSLGTVIRYIGAAQWTHGSSSEHSSSRSRSQSVRSNPPYRVPSVRSNSTQARERSHSRSITSSSRSGPPSDIQAIVDSGVFIQYPTIQAPSSSSSRVDVSHSEEDASDQNPQEPTTDFSSERFRTHLSTVPSMWSAECDSRSISPAADSVNSQMDPKRPSAALVRQRPTSSSMWLVSDSDGDERMDNLSSLPARPTNPAVPCSVSSESRQSSMRSNMRPPTSGSFSFHFLPNWAKMYYGAGEQAEDSVLSGAEPSRPPSARASTSHTNALNRLPTATSRTRTRTFGSEMRETLRWKPDPRDPRNHWVRDPESQTREPSRNRLRHSWSPHLFPDRRAVNPRRGTWGAPSLDSRTEPLLGRRNIQVWSFCVGFVFPLAWLIASFLPLPAKPDAIPEDDVESQLEMTLRMRLFDLETRRHENARWWRNLNRWMNPLGLVIITIVVTLAVVGTTVGF; translated from the exons ATGCGCTCAGCTGCACCTACCACGAACTCTCCCAAACGGAGAGCTCTTCATGAGCGCACCCCTTCCCATACGAATGAGAACTCCCCGCCTTCATCCTTGCGAGCCGTCAGTGAAAAGTACAACAACGATCAGCAAGAACCCGATGTGTACACCTCCACGCCTTACCCGACAAAGCCGGAGCAGATCCTTTTACCGCGTCCTGGGAAAGGCCAAGATTTCATTCCGGACTCCCGCTTCCATGTCGATGAAGCGCCAGATCACTATCACGGGAATACCTCCACGGAACTCAGCCACCTCGGTGATAGCAGTTTGATCGAGCAGTCGGTTAGCGATCCCTGGGACTTGTCTTCAACGTTCGATGCCGCCAACACCCCGTCGCAGGTCTGGGAAGACGATCCGTCCTCCAGCAAGTCTTCCTTTCCGGAGCCCGTCCTTCACGAATCCAAGCCGACCGATCAGAAATCGGATCAAGGTTCCGTCGCCGCGTACTCAGATGAGGAGCCCAACAGCCTGCCCAGAGCCGTCCCAACGATCAAAACCGTCGTATCGCAGACGCCGTCACGCGTTCCCTCGGGCCCCGAGACTCTGGCTTCGAGCAACTCCAGCCCCAATGTAGTGCCAATTGGGCCGCCTTCCAGTCCGAATTTCGTCGCGCTCGACAGCTCAAGTCTGAACTTCGTTCCTCTGGGTGCATCCTCGAACTCGGCCTCGATCACCCGCTCGAATTCCCTGTCCTCGCTAAACTCCCTGGGAACAGTGATCCGGTACATTGGAGCCGCTCAGTGGACGCATGGCTCGTCGTCAGAACACTCCAGCTCGCGCTCGCGTTCGCAATCGGTCCGCTCTAACCCTCCATATCGGGTGCCTTCCGTGCGATCCAATTCAACACAAGCTCGCGAACGGAGTCACTCTCGCTCTATCACCTCGTCGTCGCGTAGCGGGCCGCCATCAGACATTCAAGCCATCGTTGACAGCGGCGTATTCATCCAGTACCCGACCATCCAGgcgccatcttcgtcaagcTCTAGAGTTGACGTGTCACATTCGGAAGAAGATGCATCGGATCAGAACCCACAAGAACCCACCACGGATTTTTCTTCGGAGCGTTTCAGAACTCACCTGTCAACAGTTCCTTCCATGTGGTCCGCTGAATGTGACTCTAGAAGCATTTCTCCGGCCGCTGACTCTGTCAACAGCCAGATGGATCCTAAACGGCCTTCTGCGGCGCTAGTCCGTCAAAGACCCACGTCGTCTTCGATGTGGTTAGTGAGTGATTCGGACGGTGATGAGCGGATGGACAATCTTTCGAGCTTGCCAGCGCGTCCCACAAACCCGGCAGTTCCCTGCAGTGTTTCGTCGGAGTCAAGACAGAGCAGCATGCGGAGCAACATGCGGCCTCCCACCAGTGGAAGCTTTTCCTTCCACTTTCTGCCAAACTGGGCCAAGATGTACTATGGCGCTGGCGAGCAAGCTGAGGATTCTGTCTTATCTGGCGCGGAACCCAGTCGGCCACCATCTGCGCGCGCCTCAACCTCCCACACAAACGCTCTGAACCGGTTACCGACCGCCACAAGccggacgaggacgaggacgttTGGCAGCGAAATGCGAGAAACTCTGAGGTGGAAACCTGACCCGCGCGATCCACGGAACCACTGGGTAAGGGATCCCGAATCACAGACCCGGGAACCATCTCGCAATCGACTTCGACATAGCTGGTCCCCTCATCTATTTCCCGACCGGCGCGCGGTTAATCCGAGGAGAGGTACCTGGGGTGCACCGTCGTTGGATTCAAGAACGGAACCACTCCTTGGACGAAGAAATATCCAAGTGTGGTCGTTCTGTGTTGGATTTGTGTTTCCTCTCG CCTGGTTAATTGCGTCATTCCTCCCCTTACCGGCGAAACCGGACGCTATTCCGGAAGACGACGTCGAGTCACAGCTCGAAATGACGCTTCGAATGCGATTGTTCGATCTGGAGACACGGCGACACGAAAACGCTCGGTGGTGGAGAAACCTCAACCGTTGGATGAACCCTTTGGGGTTGGTGATTATCACCATTGTT GTCACCTTGGCTGTTGTGGGTACCACAGTCGGCTTCTAG
- the ALE1 gene encoding lysophospholipid acyltransferase (COG:I;~EggNog:ENOG410PHXS;~InterPro:IPR004299;~PFAM:PF03062;~TransMembrane:7 (o23-39i51-69o75-103i231-248o371-390i422-448o454-477i)), which produces MLPFINQIFEYPANATGASVDELKLIASFLLSYPLAGLLKRIPDAQPWKKNAFIISVSLFYLVGLFDLWDGLRTLFYSAAGTYLIAYYIDGSLMPWIGFIFLMGHMSISHIYRQIVNDPQAIDISGAQMVLVMKLTSFCWNVHDGRLPQTQLSDPQKYAAITQFPTILDYTGYVLFFPALFGGPSFEYVDYRRWLDTTLFEVPPGTDPSKVPPTRKKRKIPRSGTPATKKALVGLGWILAFLQLGSYYNQEALLSPRYMGYSFPRRVWIMHMVGLTARLKYYGVWSLTEGACILSGMGYNGFDPKSGKVFWNRLENIDPWALETAQNSHGYLGSWNKNTNHWLRNYVYLRVTPRGKKPGFRASLATFTTSAFWHGFYPGYYLTFILGSFIQTGAKNFRRYVRPFFLTPDGSKPTPYKRYYDIMSWFATQVTLSFTVMPFIFLGFSASISVWRSVYFYGIVGNILSIAFFASPAKGILIQKLKARNRPHVTRSTSSDNLQQPTLGLPSDAVQAFDEAVQEIRGEIEARRRRGSAVTMPSGEELKAVVENKIGRKLT; this is translated from the exons ATGTTACCATTCATTAATCAAA TCTTCGAGTATCCAGCCAATGCGACTGGAGCTTCGGTTGATGAGC TGAAGCTCATTGCGTCATTCCTCCTCTCGTATCCCCTCGCCGGTCTGTTGAAGAGAATTCCCGACGCTCAaccctggaagaagaatgcctTCATTATTTCGGTCTCCTTGTTCTATCTCGTCGGCCTCTTTGACCTATGGGATGGCCTTCGCACCTTATTCTATAGCGCCGCTGGTACCTATTTGATCGCCTACTACATTGATGGATCGTTGATGCCCTGGattggcttcatcttcttgatggGCCACATGTCCATCAGCCACATCTACCGTCAAATTGTCAACGACCCTCAGGCGATTGATATCTCCGGGGCCCAGATGGTCCTTGTCATGAAGCTTACGTCTTTCTGTTGGAACGTGCATGATGGTCGACTTCCCCAAACGCAGCTCTCGGATCCTCAAAAGTACGCCGCGATTACGCAGTTCCCGACTATCCTGGACTACACCGGCTACGTACTATTCTTCCCAGCTCTTTTCGGTGGTCCATCCTTCGAATACGTCGACTACCGTCGCTGGCTCGACACTACTCTTTTCGAGGTGCCCCCAGGTACCGACCCGTCGAAGGTGCCCCCGACccggaagaagcgcaagattCCTCGCAGTGGAACTCCTGCCACGAAGAAGGCCTTGGTTGGACTGGGATGGATTCTGGCATTCCTGCAGCTGGGATCTTACTACAATCAGGAAGCCCTCCTGAGTCCTAGATACATGGGCTACTCTTTCCCTCGACGAGTCTGGATCATGCACATGGTCGGGCTAACCGCACGCCTCAAGTACTACGGCGTCTGGTCCCTGACGGAAGGTGCTTGTATCCTGTCTGGCATGGGGTACAATGGGTTCGATCCCAAGTCCGGCAAGGTCTTCTGGAACCGATTGGAGAATATCGATCCTTGGGCTCTTGAGACAGCGCAAAACTCCCACGGATATCTAGGCAGCTGGAACAAGAACACCAACCATTGGCTGCGAAACTACGTCTACTTACGCGTCACCCCCAGAGGGAAGAAGCCGGGCTTCCGTGCCAGTCTGGCCACGTTTACGACTAGCGCTTTCTGGCATGGTTTCTATCCGGGATACTATCTGACCTTCATTCTTGGGTCGTTCATCCAGACCGGAGCCAAGA ATTTCCGTCGTTATGTGCGTCCGTTCTTCCTCACTCCGGACGGAAGCAAGCCCACACCCTACAAGCGCTACTATGACATCATGAGCTGGTTCGCGACTCAGGTCACCCTGTCCTTCACAGTAAtgcccttcatcttcctcggatTCAGCGCCTCCATCAGCGTCTGGCGGAGCGTCTACTTCTACGGCATCGTCGGCAACATCCTCAGCATTGCCTTCTTTGCCAGCCCCGCCAAgggcatcctcatccagaaACTTAAAGCCCGCAACCGGCCTCATGTCACACGCTCAACCAGCTCCGACAACCTGCAACAGCCGACACTGGGTCTTCCAAGTGACGCTGTCCAGGCCTTTGACGAAGCCGTGCAGGAGATTCGGGGTGAGATCGAAGCCAGGCGCAGACGCGGCAGTGCCGTTACCATGCCGAGTGGAGAGGAACTGAAAGCAGTTGTGGAAAACAAGATCGGCCGCAAGCTCACATGA